In one Musa acuminata AAA Group cultivar baxijiao chromosome BXJ2-5, Cavendish_Baxijiao_AAA, whole genome shotgun sequence genomic region, the following are encoded:
- the LOC135612303 gene encoding uncharacterized protein LOC135612303 → MNLESDNFTRCGRHPTQFFTGFCSSCLVERLSNVGAAEESLEAPCSTQSEIVEVLDVIPDVKKKSGEIRVRRTLQYLFQLDDGFSVDSNKDVATDDHVPSASSAIECEISSCGENHFKGDNSKLSSCKGTKVMETNANTAEEIKISAHIAKEINNIEDKKLKDQDTTFWLSSLLAKKRFIWRTRSISKKDKLQDDKLSNASDDIQLESPPKSRYSCDWRACHDLNKSSWDPPRHSWDGSMVSRALACSFACLEERENDLRTKGNCPGEKMSENPVQATDDIDRGKVTNVPMSGEKPISSDGSLETLFVERLYEESQPGKSVARIRGKKSRGWSKVWDWSITSSFKDFVKKHDHSLQRSASETWQGRKNNSVESMEIDGALQFNGNRHGSIEGNHYLHRGINFANGDLRNLKPEWQMRSQFKFGRSRSVHYSSPGNLDNGLLRFYLTPLRSSRRCTSRGRTKSSHHIGKGVFGLY, encoded by the coding sequence ATGAACCTGGAAAGTGACAACTTTACCAGGTGTGGGAGACATCCAACTCAATTTTTCACTGGTTTCTGTTCTTCTTGCTTGGTTGAGAGGTTATCAAATGTTGGCGCAGCCGAAGAGAGCCTGGAGGCACCTTGCAGCACACAGAGTGAAATAGTTGAGGTCCTCGATGTAATTCCGGATGTTAAGAAGAAGTCTGGTGAGATCAGAGTAAGAAGGACTCTTCAATACTTGTTTCAACTGGATGATGGTTTCAGTGTTGACAGCAACAAAGATGTTGCAACAGACGATCATGTGCCGTCGGCCTCAAGTGCAATTGAATGTGAAATTAGTTCCTGTGGTGAAAACCATTTCAAGGGTGATAACAGCAAACTCAGCTCCTGTAAAGGAACTAAGGTGATGGAAACTAATGCTAATACTGCTGAGGAGATTAAGATCAGTGCTCATATTGCCAAAGAGATCAATAACATTGAAGACAAGAAGTTGAAGGACCAAGATACGACATTTTGGTTGAGTTCGTTGTTGGCGAAGAAAAGATTTATATGGAGGACGAGGAGCATTTCAAAGAAGGACAAACTGCAGGACGATAAGTTGAGTAATGCATCTGATGATATACAGTTGGAAAGCCCTCCTAAATCACGATATTCTTGTGACTGGAGGGCATGCCATGATTTAAACAAGAGTTCCTGGGATCCTCCTAGACATTCATGGGATGGTTCGATGGTTAGCAGAGCGCTAGCATGCTCATTTGCCTGCCTTGAAGAACGAGAAAATGATCTAAGGACCAAAGGAAACTGTCCTGGTGAAAAAATGTCCGAAAATCCTGTTCAGGCTACAGATGACATTGACAGAGGCAAAGTTACTAATGTGCCCATGTCTGGTGAGAAACCTATTTCATCTGATGGCAGCTTAGAGACACTTTTTGTAGAAAGGCTTTATGAAGAGTCTCAACCAGGTAAATCTGTGGCAAGAATCAGAGGAAAAAAGTCACGTGGATGGAGTAAGGTGTGGGACTGGAGTATAACTAGCTCTTTCAAAGACTTCGTGAAAAAACATGATCACAGTCTGCAGAGATCTGCATCAGAGACTTGGCAAGGACGCAAGAATAACAGTGTGGAAAGCATGGAAATTGATGGTGCATTACAATTCAATGGTAATCGTCATGGTTCTATTGAAGGAAATCATTATCTACACCGAGGTATTAATTTTGCTAATGGTGATTTGAGGAACCTGAAGCCTGAATGGCAAATGAGAAGTCAATTCAAGTTTGGTCGAAGCCGAAGCGTTCATTATTCCTCCCCAGGGAACTTAGATAATGGACTTCTGCGCTTCTATCTGACCCCTTTGAGAAGCAGCAGAAGATGTACAAGTAGGGGTAGGACAAAAAGCTCGCACCATATTGGAAAAGGTGTTTTTGGGTTATATTAA
- the LOC108952923 gene encoding dolichol-phosphate mannosyltransferase subunit 1-like: MAKLEEIETEEHQKAIIISKRKRTKKKYSIIIPTYNERLNIALVIYLVFKHLQDIDFEVVIVDDGSPDGTQDIIKQLQNVYGDDLILLRARPKKLGLGTAYYHGLKHASGDFIIIMDADLSHHPKYLPNFIRKQMETGASIVTGTRYVRNGGVHGWNLVRKLTSRGANVLAQTLLWPGVSDLTGSFRLYERTAFEDVVSSCVSKGYVFQMEMIVRASRKGYHIEAVPITFVDRVYGSSKLGGSEIVEYLKGLFYLLFTT, translated from the exons ATGGCAAAGTTGGAGGAGATAGAGACAGAGGAGCACCAGAAGGCAATAATAATAagcaagaggaagaggacgaagaaGAAGTACAGCATCATCATCCCAACATACAATGAGCGTCTTAACATTGCCCTTGTCATCTACCTTGTCTTCAAACATCTCCA GGATATTGATTTTGAAGTCGTTATAGTGGATGATGGAAGTCCTGATGGCACTCAAGATATCATAAAACAACTACAGAATGTGTATGGGGATGATCTCATT CTGTTACGAGCAAGGCCAAAGAAGCTTGGTCTAG GAACTGCTTATTATCATGGCCTTAAGCATGCATCTGGAGATTTCATAATAATCATGGATGCTGATCTGTCCCACCAT CCAAAATATTTGCCAAACTTCATCAG GAAGCAGATGGAAACTGGTGCAAGTATAGTTACCGGAACCCGCTATGTTCGAAATGGTGGCGTACATGGATGGAACCTTGTGCGTAAACTGACAAGTAGGGGGGCAAATGTACTTGCACAGACACTTCTATGGCCAGGCGTTTCAGATCTGACTGGATCTTTTAG GCTTTACGAGAGGACAGCTTTTGAAGATGTTGTAAGCTCATGTGTCAGCAAAGGGTATGTTTTTCAGATGGAAATGATTGTTAGAGCCAGCAGGAAGGGTTATCATATTGAAGCG GTTCCAATAACTTTTGTTGACAGGGTTTATGGAAGTTCAAAACTTGGTGGATCTGAAATAGTTGAATACCTTAAAGGCCTTTTTTACCTGTTGTTCACAACTTAA